A genome region from Panicum virgatum strain AP13 chromosome 4K, P.virgatum_v5, whole genome shotgun sequence includes the following:
- the LOC120705128 gene encoding probable methyltransferase At1g29790, with product MEGFCFARCRFTRLMAAMQLVLGVFAMFISMASLHRFYATNSLLPGHDDPALCAKFHTVPGAGGYADFDIRALADRVDDVLVQLAELQDKLEATALKIAKKSKKSKARHKQPENMTMPEFRRFLEDEVIHPLYSAHIALRLIRIPRPDPDGDAAVPAVDPLVNFFTAEETRKYVTAKGNRDGLPSVYGTNRTYGTIGHACVLMRQELDEYMSYDVGAHCPDDWDLGQRLMLGGCDPLPRRRCLALASKLFQRPLPINESLWTLPDDGNVRWSRYHCRGYKCLSARNQRRGYDRCVGCFDMDRERQRWVAAAPKPNGTASSLADFRIDDVLAAKPGEVRIGLDVSVGTGSFAARMRERNVTIVSAALNLGAPFAETIALRGLVPLYATMSQRLPLFDNTMDLIHTAGFFEGWVDLQLLDFVLFDWDRVLRPGGLLWVDKFACARKDLDDYMYMFLQFRYKKHRWVVSFKSKDEVYLSALLEKPPRS from the coding sequence ATGGAGGGGTTCTGCTTCGCGCGCTGCCGGTTCACGCGGCTCATGGCGGCGATGCAGCTGGTGCTGGGCGTGTTCGCCATGTTCATCAGCATGGCCAGCCTCCACCGATTCTACgccaccaacagcctcctcccTGGCCACGACGACCCCGCCCTCTGCGCCAAGTTCCACACCGTCCCGGGCGCCGGCGGGTACGCAGACTTCGACATCCGCGCGCTAGCGGACCGCGTCGACGACGTGCTCGTCCAGCTCGCCGAGCTGCAGGACAAGCTTGAGGCCACGGCGCTCAAGATCGCCAAGAAGTCCAAGAAGAGCAAGGCCCGCCACAAGCAGCCGGAGAACATGACCATGCCGGAGTTCAGGCGCTTCCTCGAGGACGAGGTCATCCACCCGCTCTACAGCGCGCACATCGCGCTCCGCCTCATCCGCATCCCGCGCCCGGAccccgacggcgacgcggccgtcCCGGCCGTGGACCCGCTCGTCAACttcttcacggccgaggagacGCGCAAGTACGTGACGGCCAAGGGCAACCGCGACGGCCTGCCGAGCGTGTACGGGACTAACCGGACGTACGGCACCATCGGCCACGCCTGCGTGCTCATGCGGCAGGAGCTGGACGAGTACATGAGCTACGACGTCGGCGCCCACTGCCCCGACGACTGGGACCTCGGCCAGCGCCTGATGCTCGGCGGCTGCGAcccgctgccgcgccgccgctgcctggcTCTCGCCTCCAAGTTGTTCCAACGCCCGCTACCCATCAACGAGTCTCTCTGGACGCTGCCGGACGACGGCAACGTCCGGTGGAGCCGCTACCACTGCCGCGGCTACAAGTGCCTGTCCGCCAGGAACCAGCGGCGCGGCTACGACCGCTGCGTGGGGTGCTTCGACATGGACCGGGAGAGGCAGCGGTGGGTGGCCGCGGCGCCCAAGCCCAACGGCACGGCGTCGTCCCTCGCCGACTTCCGCATCGACGACGTGCTGGCGGCGAAGCCAGGCGAGGTGCGCATCGGCCTGGACGTTAGCGTGGGCACGGGCAGCTTCGCGGCGCGCATGCGGGAGCGCAACGTGACCATCGTGTCCGCGGCGCTGAACCTGGGCGCACCATTCGCGGAGACGATCGCGCTGCGGGGGCTGGTGCCACTGTACGCGACCATGAGCCAGCGGCTGCCGCTGTTCGACAACACCATGGATCTGATCCACACGGCGGGGTTCTTCGAGGGGTGGGTGGACCTGCAGCTCCTGGACTTCGTGCTCTTCGATTGGGACCGCGTGCTCCGACCCGGCGGCCTGCTCTGGGTCGACAAGTTCGCCTGCGCGCGCAAGGACCTCGACGACTACATGTACATGTTCCTGCAGTTCAGGTACAAGAAGCACCGGTGGGTCGTCTCCTTCAAGTCCAAAGACGAGGTCTACCTCTCCGCACTGCTCGAGAAGCCGCCAAGGTCATGA